The Thaumasiovibrio subtropicus genome window below encodes:
- the dcuC gene encoding anaerobic C4-dicarboxylate transporter DcuC, with amino-acid sequence MLELLIGLAVTVAVGYFIVKGYRPAGVLLTAGIGLLIITGVLGHTVLPSKVDPTGNVLTDSLEYVKYMLQYRGGGLGLQIMLLCGFASYMTHIGANNVVVKQFSKPLSFIKSPYVLLVAAYIVACLMSLAVSSATGLGVLLMATLFPMMTAMGISRPAAVAVCASPAAIILSPTSGDVVIAAEKSGLALDVFAIQTVLPVSFCAIAVMAAAAFFWNKYLDKKENTPMERVDVSEMEVNAPAYYAVLPFLPIIGVFVFNGRTIDGLYLDIYTIVVLSVFVAAIVDFVRKRFDGQKTLEDLESCYEGMADAFKGVVMLLVAAGVFAQGLMSIGAIDNLIGLAEAAGAGGVALMLILTGLTVAAAIATGSGNAPFYAFVELAPSLAAKMGLNPAFLIIPMLQASNLGRTISPVSGVVVATSGMGKISPFEVVKRTSVPVLAGLVTVILGTLVLVPMAA; translated from the coding sequence ATGTTAGAGCTGTTGATTGGATTGGCGGTGACGGTAGCGGTTGGATATTTCATCGTAAAGGGGTATCGACCAGCAGGTGTGCTGTTGACTGCCGGTATCGGATTATTGATTATCACGGGTGTGCTGGGACACACAGTACTCCCCAGTAAGGTTGACCCAACGGGCAATGTACTGACAGATTCATTAGAGTATGTGAAGTATATGCTGCAATACCGAGGCGGTGGCCTTGGGTTACAAATTATGTTGCTGTGTGGCTTCGCGTCTTACATGACACATATTGGTGCAAATAACGTAGTCGTTAAACAGTTCTCTAAACCTCTCTCCTTTATCAAATCGCCCTATGTACTGTTAGTTGCTGCTTACATTGTTGCTTGTTTGATGTCATTGGCCGTGAGTTCAGCGACCGGACTTGGCGTGTTGTTGATGGCGACACTATTCCCAATGATGACGGCGATGGGGATTTCTCGTCCTGCCGCCGTTGCAGTCTGTGCCTCTCCGGCGGCGATAATTTTGTCACCGACGTCAGGTGATGTGGTTATTGCGGCGGAGAAATCAGGGTTAGCACTGGATGTGTTTGCGATTCAAACCGTACTCCCTGTGTCATTCTGTGCTATCGCAGTGATGGCCGCTGCGGCCTTTTTCTGGAATAAATATTTAGACAAGAAAGAGAACACGCCTATGGAGCGTGTCGATGTGTCTGAAATGGAAGTGAATGCGCCTGCTTATTATGCCGTGTTGCCGTTTTTACCGATTATTGGTGTCTTCGTCTTCAATGGGCGTACGATTGATGGTTTGTACTTAGACATCTACACCATTGTAGTGCTTTCTGTGTTCGTCGCGGCCATTGTGGATTTTGTTCGCAAGCGTTTCGATGGCCAGAAGACGTTGGAAGACCTCGAGTCGTGCTATGAAGGGATGGCTGATGCCTTCAAAGGCGTCGTTATGCTGTTAGTTGCGGCAGGTGTGTTTGCCCAAGGGCTGATGTCTATTGGTGCAATTGATAACCTGATTGGATTGGCTGAAGCAGCCGGCGCTGGCGGCGTGGCCTTGATGCTCATTCTGACGGGATTGACTGTCGCGGCTGCGATAGCAACGGGGTCGGGGAACGCGCCTTTCTATGCGTTCGTGGAACTCGCGCCATCCTTGGCAGCAAAAATGGGCTTAAATCCGGCGTTCTTGATTATCCCGATGCTGCAAGCGTCGAACTTGGGCCGCACCATTTCGCCTGTCTCTGGGGTCGTGGTAGCGACATCAGGAATGGGTAAAATTAGCCCATTTGAGGTCGTGAAGCGAACGTCTGTCCCTGTGCTTGCTGGGTTAGTGACGGTGATACTGGGTACACTGGTCTTAGTTCCAATGGCTGCTTAA
- a CDS encoding HD-GYP domain-containing protein yields the protein MISVENSTILIVDDSSENLAFLTQGLSDSYQLKAAKSGVAALKIVEKFPIDLVLLDIVMPEMDGYEVIQRLKDHPDHADIPVIFLTGKDSSDDEERGFALGAVDYINKPVSPTLLKARVKTHLQNKISRDILKDQKQYLEEEVKLRTQELTRLQNATVLALCSLAETRDQETGNHIIRTQNYVKMIAKELVKEGKYVDRLTSSYIELLYIAAPLHDIGKVGIPDNILLKPGKLSHDEFDVMKGHTGMGLKALEAAEEHLGDGIGFISVAKEIAACHHEKWDGSGYPEGLQGQQIPLSARLMAVADVYDALISKRIYKDAFPHQKAINIIRDGRGSHFDPDIVDAFLAIETDCRHLAETYKD from the coding sequence ATGATAAGTGTAGAAAACAGTACTATTTTGATTGTTGATGACAGCAGTGAGAATTTGGCGTTTCTAACTCAAGGCTTGAGTGATAGCTATCAGTTAAAAGCGGCCAAATCCGGTGTTGCGGCGCTGAAAATCGTCGAAAAGTTTCCGATTGACCTCGTATTGCTCGATATTGTGATGCCGGAGATGGATGGCTATGAGGTGATTCAGCGCTTAAAAGACCATCCTGACCATGCCGATATTCCAGTCATTTTTTTAACGGGCAAAGACAGTTCTGATGATGAAGAGCGGGGCTTTGCCTTGGGAGCGGTGGACTATATCAACAAGCCTGTCAGCCCTACCTTATTGAAAGCAAGGGTGAAAACTCACCTACAGAACAAAATTTCTCGCGATATTCTTAAAGATCAAAAGCAGTATTTAGAAGAAGAAGTGAAACTGCGCACGCAAGAGCTGACGCGCCTCCAGAATGCCACCGTATTGGCGCTATGTAGTCTTGCTGAAACGCGCGATCAGGAGACGGGCAATCACATTATTCGCACGCAGAACTACGTCAAAATGATCGCAAAAGAGTTGGTAAAAGAAGGTAAGTATGTCGATAGATTGACGAGCAGTTACATTGAGCTGCTTTATATTGCCGCGCCGCTACATGACATTGGAAAAGTCGGCATTCCAGACAACATTTTGTTGAAGCCGGGTAAGCTGTCGCATGATGAATTTGATGTGATGAAGGGCCACACAGGGATGGGACTGAAAGCGCTGGAAGCGGCAGAGGAACACTTGGGAGATGGCATTGGTTTTATCTCGGTAGCGAAAGAGATTGCGGCTTGTCATCATGAAAAGTGGGATGGTTCAGGTTATCCGGAAGGATTACAGGGGCAACAAATCCCATTAAGTGCTCGGTTGATGGCGGTTGCTGATGTTTACGATGCCTTGATCAGCAAGCGAATCTATAAAGATGCGTTCCCCCATCAAAAAGCGATCAACATCATACGTGACGGGCGTGGGAGTCATTTTGACCCTGATATCGTGGATGCATTCTTAGCGATTGAAACAGATTGTCGTCATTTGGCGGAAACGTACAAAGATTAG
- a CDS encoding response regulator, with product MRSIRGLFLILFGLMIIFTLILSATIVVTAQKLQEEHDIQRYRTSFYLLSQELKQSSDHLTKFARAYAVTGNDRYADLFYYVLNIRNGYLPLPKNYHTDFWDKAAQPFFIVPNRQDDIVRFPTLLERIKLSGINEQEYLDLSRALELSDALVNLEEEAFQAIKGFRLDPFGNYVDTGTADLQHAQALLFSNTYFNEKAKIMAAISNANQSIIKRLELSLQGVQSDATKLTHYEMVVVSLLIFSTILSLLLLMRFYINPLSRLLNTVVKQVESDNFDIEIQQRAHGEIRQFITALNRVFARITSQMQRNNMVKDFNIILRNSQTPEELSADVTSFLRHKLNAVMVGFYDWQDPKLTRIAGIGYGDKSRDVYSHPSTTQVSVLHTKENHSMRGLNGAYTVKLNGGTIELQELHYFPLIINDKPLGLLEIGCVEALNSLRYEWIISILNDLSVSLQLLNNFENQRAVEKRVLEQSLLNKEILDATPNPMYCLDPEGKYLTINARFADLVGMFEVDIIGQSPETLFNEEIGAHFNESKAILLAEPGSNRFTFDLPIGEETRNMTVYEATFLSAEGRVAGIVGLLHDLTEQTQMEIALREAKETADDMSRAKGEFLANMSHEIRTPMNAILGMAHLALNADLNDTQHRYVSRINDSAKSLLGIINDILDFSKIEAGKLAIEHIDYILDDVMDNVATIVAFKAQEKSLEFLFDIDPAIPPALIGDPLRLGQVLVNLCGNAIKFTEHGEIVVSVKLNRRQDDNVVLDFSVRDTGIGISDEKQASLFNAFSQADGSITRRFGGTGLGLSISKHLVELMGGEIRVESKEGRGSNFTFSVVCGLQEMKIREIFQPVASLSNKRVLVVDDNDSARYIMLSLLNAMHFDTEAVASGAEALATLETENFDMIFVDWNMPGLNGVETIKKITEQPHKSMPKIFMVTAYGREVGLNAEIENLVDGLIIKPVNPSNLLDAIMDAYGLVDLAKHTKPANQYELPQFDGQTLLLVEDNETNQEVAKGVLEAVGLNIDIADNGLIALEKLEKQTYEMVLMDMQMPVMDGITATKKIRLNAKHQDLVILAMTANAMQVDVERCLDAGMNDHIAKPLDIHQLYAKLSAYIAPSSTIPATAPQKAQPSLSSMTNKLPDLPGIDVHAGIKRLGGNEAKYWKILENFLQSQSEFFQTIDDDIAAGDWETAQRLAHTLKGSSANLGAMKLNALAAQLEDLLQHQAPPPPHLIHEVQHSLHFALESYQDWKSSTNSDDSASNITKLPMNKATLASLYTEFEAAIESYDVNAQTLLETISTYGVWTIDDIQKMAEALEQFDFEAAQTLYAEIQQSQTVK from the coding sequence ATGCGCTCAATCCGAGGGTTATTCCTTATTTTGTTCGGATTAATGATCATCTTTACCTTGATACTCAGTGCAACCATTGTCGTCACAGCACAGAAACTTCAAGAAGAGCATGATATCCAACGCTATCGCACCTCTTTTTATCTGCTCTCTCAAGAGCTCAAACAGAGCTCAGATCATCTCACCAAATTTGCCCGTGCCTATGCAGTGACAGGCAATGACCGCTACGCGGACTTATTCTATTATGTGCTGAATATTCGCAACGGCTACCTTCCCTTGCCAAAGAATTATCACACTGATTTCTGGGATAAAGCCGCGCAACCCTTCTTTATTGTCCCAAACCGACAAGATGACATCGTGCGCTTTCCTACCCTGCTTGAGCGCATCAAGCTCTCGGGCATCAATGAACAGGAGTATCTGGATCTCAGCCGAGCATTAGAGCTCTCAGATGCCTTAGTCAATCTAGAAGAAGAAGCCTTTCAAGCCATCAAAGGGTTTAGACTCGATCCGTTCGGCAACTATGTCGATACTGGCACTGCCGATCTCCAACACGCGCAAGCCCTGCTGTTTAGCAACACCTACTTCAACGAGAAAGCGAAAATCATGGCAGCGATCAGTAATGCCAACCAATCCATCATTAAGCGACTTGAGCTTTCTCTTCAAGGTGTGCAATCCGATGCCACCAAGCTAACCCACTATGAAATGGTAGTGGTTTCACTGCTTATTTTCAGTACCATTCTCTCGCTCTTGCTGCTCATGCGCTTTTATATCAATCCCCTGTCTCGCCTACTCAATACGGTGGTGAAGCAAGTCGAAAGCGACAACTTTGATATCGAAATACAGCAACGAGCCCATGGTGAAATTCGCCAGTTCATCACCGCACTCAACCGCGTCTTCGCGCGCATTACCTCGCAGATGCAACGCAACAACATGGTGAAAGACTTCAACATCATTCTCAGAAATAGCCAAACGCCAGAAGAGTTGAGTGCCGACGTCACCAGCTTTTTGCGCCACAAGTTAAACGCAGTCATGGTCGGCTTTTATGATTGGCAAGACCCCAAGTTAACCCGCATCGCAGGCATTGGCTACGGTGACAAATCACGCGACGTTTATAGTCACCCGTCAACCACGCAGGTCAGCGTCCTGCACACCAAAGAAAATCACTCCATGCGCGGACTCAACGGCGCCTATACAGTGAAACTCAATGGTGGGACTATCGAACTTCAAGAGCTGCATTACTTCCCTCTGATTATCAATGACAAACCGCTTGGTTTATTGGAAATTGGTTGTGTCGAGGCACTGAACAGCCTGCGCTATGAATGGATAATCTCAATTCTTAATGATCTGAGTGTCAGCCTCCAGCTGCTGAATAACTTCGAGAATCAACGCGCCGTCGAAAAACGTGTCCTAGAGCAGTCATTACTGAACAAAGAGATCTTGGATGCCACCCCCAACCCAATGTACTGCCTAGACCCTGAGGGTAAATATTTAACCATTAATGCAAGATTTGCCGACCTGGTTGGCATGTTTGAAGTCGATATCATTGGTCAATCACCTGAAACGCTTTTCAATGAAGAGATTGGTGCTCACTTTAATGAAAGCAAAGCGATTCTCCTTGCTGAACCGGGTAGCAATCGCTTCACCTTTGATCTGCCCATTGGTGAAGAAACCCGCAACATGACAGTCTATGAAGCGACATTCTTGAGCGCGGAAGGGCGGGTAGCAGGTATTGTCGGCCTACTACATGATCTCACTGAACAAACGCAAATGGAGATCGCGTTACGTGAAGCGAAAGAAACGGCTGATGACATGAGCCGCGCAAAAGGCGAATTCCTGGCCAACATGAGTCATGAAATTCGCACCCCCATGAATGCCATTCTCGGTATGGCCCATCTCGCCCTCAATGCCGACCTGAATGACACACAGCATCGTTATGTCAGTCGAATCAATGATTCCGCAAAGAGCCTCCTCGGCATTATCAATGACATTCTCGATTTCTCGAAAATTGAAGCGGGCAAGCTCGCCATTGAGCATATTGATTACATTCTCGATGATGTCATGGACAACGTCGCCACCATTGTGGCGTTTAAAGCCCAAGAAAAATCTCTTGAGTTTCTGTTCGATATCGACCCCGCGATTCCACCCGCGCTTATCGGCGATCCTTTGCGACTCGGACAAGTGTTGGTCAATCTCTGCGGCAACGCGATCAAGTTCACCGAGCACGGAGAAATAGTGGTTAGTGTTAAACTCAACCGTCGCCAAGATGACAATGTGGTCCTCGACTTTTCTGTCAGAGATACTGGCATTGGCATTTCTGATGAGAAGCAAGCCAGTCTCTTTAATGCCTTCTCTCAAGCAGATGGCAGCATCACACGACGTTTCGGTGGCACAGGCCTGGGCTTGAGTATCAGTAAACACCTGGTTGAACTGATGGGTGGAGAAATTCGTGTTGAAAGCAAAGAAGGACGCGGCTCTAACTTTACCTTCAGCGTGGTATGTGGCTTACAAGAGATGAAGATTCGCGAGATCTTCCAACCTGTCGCGTCGTTAAGCAACAAACGCGTACTCGTTGTCGACGACAACGACTCTGCTCGTTACATCATGCTGTCACTCCTGAATGCGATGCACTTTGATACCGAGGCCGTCGCCAGTGGTGCGGAGGCGCTAGCCACTTTGGAGACAGAAAACTTTGACATGATCTTCGTCGATTGGAACATGCCAGGGCTGAATGGCGTTGAAACGATCAAGAAAATCACCGAACAGCCACACAAATCGATGCCGAAAATTTTTATGGTCACCGCCTATGGCAGAGAAGTTGGACTCAATGCCGAGATAGAAAACCTCGTCGATGGCTTGATCATCAAACCAGTCAATCCTTCCAACTTACTCGATGCCATTATGGACGCCTATGGTCTCGTTGATCTCGCGAAACACACCAAACCGGCTAACCAGTATGAACTGCCTCAATTCGACGGACAAACCCTCCTTTTGGTCGAAGACAATGAAACAAATCAGGAGGTTGCCAAAGGCGTGTTAGAAGCGGTCGGGCTCAACATTGATATCGCTGACAATGGCCTCATCGCCCTAGAGAAACTCGAGAAACAGACCTATGAAATGGTGCTGATGGATATGCAAATGCCCGTCATGGATGGCATTACCGCGACAAAGAAAATCCGTCTCAATGCCAAGCATCAGGATCTCGTCATACTTGCGATGACAGCCAATGCCATGCAAGTCGATGTCGAGCGTTGTTTAGACGCTGGTATGAACGATCACATTGCCAAACCCCTCGATATCCATCAACTCTATGCAAAGCTCAGCGCATACATTGCGCCTTCATCAACCATTCCGGCCACCGCACCGCAAAAAGCTCAGCCTTCGCTCTCGAGTATGACCAATAAGCTGCCCGATTTACCCGGTATCGATGTGCATGCAGGCATTAAGCGACTTGGCGGCAATGAGGCTAAGTACTGGAAAATATTGGAGAACTTCCTTCAATCTCAAAGCGAGTTTTTCCAAACCATTGATGACGACATTGCCGCGGGCGACTGGGAAACGGCACAACGTCTGGCGCATACGCTGAAAGGTTCTTCTGCCAACCTAGGTGCGATGAAACTCAATGCGCTTGCGGCGCAACTTGAAGACCTCCTTCAACATCAAGCACCACCGCCACCCCACCTTATTCATGAGGTACAACACTCGTTACACTTCGCTTTAGAGAGCTACCAAGATTGGAAATCCAGCACGAATAGCGACGATTCAGCAAGCAATATCACTAAACTCCCGATGAACAAAGCCACATTAGCAAGCTTGTATACCGAATTTGAGGCCGCGATTGAGAGCTATGATGTCAACGCCCAAACCTTACTCGAAACCATCAGTACCTATGGGGTTTGGACGATTGATGATATTCAAAAAATGGCCGAGGCGTTGGAGCAATTTGACTTTGAAGCTGCCCAGACGTTGTATGCCGAAATACAGCAATCTCAAACCGTCAAATAA
- a CDS encoding class I SAM-dependent methyltransferase, protein MADKTASDQAILWRQYYEKVSLKPHRPITERAVASDQSRYPVALDAGCGTGSDLAYLSRHYGQVYGFDVNDDAVQLCQTRFEPQDAVRVEQASFEHFDYPAVGVLLAHSSLYFAAPQRVEMVWQRMRDAIMQGGVFAGDFLGVRDDWAKGSHHVTSPFSMRQVERLFDGFELLEFEERDERGMTALGHEKHWHTFTVLARKR, encoded by the coding sequence ATGGCAGATAAAACCGCTTCCGATCAAGCGATATTGTGGCGACAATATTATGAAAAAGTCTCGCTAAAGCCCCATCGTCCCATCACAGAGCGTGCCGTAGCGAGTGATCAGTCTCGATATCCGGTTGCCCTTGACGCGGGATGCGGCACGGGCAGTGACCTCGCTTATTTGTCACGGCACTACGGGCAAGTCTATGGCTTTGATGTAAATGATGATGCGGTTCAGTTGTGCCAAACGCGCTTTGAACCGCAAGACGCTGTCCGTGTGGAACAGGCAAGCTTTGAGCATTTTGACTATCCCGCAGTGGGCGTACTGTTGGCGCATTCGAGTTTGTATTTTGCTGCGCCGCAGCGTGTCGAGATGGTTTGGCAACGGATGCGTGACGCCATCATGCAAGGGGGCGTTTTTGCGGGTGATTTTCTGGGTGTCCGAGATGATTGGGCGAAAGGATCCCATCATGTGACGAGCCCATTCTCGATGCGACAAGTTGAAAGGTTGTTTGATGGCTTTGAGCTCTTAGAGTTTGAAGAGCGTGATGAACGAGGTATGACAGCCCTCGGCCATGAAAAGCATTGGCACACGTTTACGGTATTGGCGCGAAAGCGCTAA
- a CDS encoding LysE family translocator — MSLEFLMMFTTTVFVVSIIPGPSMLLALTHGMSYGVKRAAFSGLGNISATMCQAIISVIGLGAVLAASETAFMIIKWGGAAYLVYMGYSMLKAARLSGGADVQVSREPVTATRLFVQGVLVTAGNPKAIVFFSAVFPQFLDTSQGVWLQSTVMIAICMAVSFFCFMLYAVCGKKIVSLFSSSSAGKFLKRLIGSTFIGSGIALAASQR, encoded by the coding sequence GTGTCGCTAGAGTTTTTGATGATGTTTACAACGACGGTGTTCGTGGTTTCGATTATTCCTGGCCCAAGTATGTTGTTGGCGTTGACGCATGGCATGTCATACGGCGTGAAGCGCGCTGCATTTAGTGGTTTAGGTAATATTTCCGCGACAATGTGCCAAGCGATCATCTCAGTTATTGGTTTAGGCGCGGTTCTCGCAGCCTCAGAAACCGCCTTTATGATCATTAAGTGGGGCGGAGCAGCGTATCTTGTTTATATGGGCTATAGCATGTTGAAAGCGGCGCGACTGAGCGGTGGTGCAGATGTGCAAGTCAGTAGAGAGCCTGTCACAGCAACGCGGTTGTTTGTTCAAGGTGTGTTGGTGACTGCGGGTAACCCGAAAGCGATTGTTTTTTTTAGCGCGGTGTTTCCGCAGTTTCTCGATACTTCGCAAGGGGTTTGGCTGCAATCGACGGTCATGATTGCTATTTGTATGGCGGTTTCGTTTTTCTGCTTCATGCTCTACGCGGTGTGCGGTAAAAAAATTGTTTCTCTCTTTTCTTCCTCGTCTGCAGGTAAATTCTTGAAGCGCTTGATTGGTTCGACATTTATTGGCTCAGGTATCGCGTTAGCAGCGAGTCAACGATAG